Part of the Pseudobacteriovorax antillogorgiicola genome, TCTTTGATCAACCCAAATTGCTCATCCGTGAGCTCAAAACGACCAGCCAAGGTGTGTCTCCTAGAAGTTTCGAGGATCATACACCATTTTTAGGTATTCGTCAGACAGAACCTAATACTAAAAAACGGCTTGAGCCATAAGCTCAAGCCGTATAAAGGCAATTCTCGGAAAGAAAATGGATGCGTGTCGCCCTAGTTCCCGGCGGGCGGAAGGAGGACTTTGTCGATCACATGAATCACACCGTTACTCGCTTGAATGTTAGTGTTGATGATAGCCGCACCATTTACCTTAGTTTTCTCCTGGTCAATCGCTAGGGAATCACCTTGCGCTGCTGTCAAAGATTCGCTTGCCAATACTTCTGAAGCAAGAACACGACCTGGAACAACATGATAGAGTAGAATATTTTCTAGTTGTTTGGGGGTTAGGGTCGCTACTGTAGCCTTGATCTCTTCGAAGGCCGCATCGGTTGGAGCGAACACCGTATATGGTTCTGTTCCAGTAAGTGTCGGTGCAAGACCTGCTGTAACCGCTGCTTCAATGAGCTGGGTGAACGACCCTGCTTCTTCTGCAACTTCGACTAAGTTCATAGTGGGTGGCAGCATGACCTTATTGATAACATGAATGACTCCATTGCTTGCGGCTACATCACCAGCAGTAACTTTCGCACCTTGTACCATAAGTCCATCGTCCTTCACTTCTGCGAAAAGATAGGCACCGTTGAGAGTCGCTAGTTCTTTCTCTGAACTTACGTCAGCTCCGCTGAAAGTACCTTCCACAACGTGATAGGTAAGGATAGCCTTACGCAAATCCGGATTGCTATTCACAGCTTCCCGTTGCTCGTCTGTTAGCGCCGCGAATGCAGCATTAGTAGGAGCAAAGACAGTGAGTTTCGCATCACCTTGCAAAGCTGCGACAAGATCAGCCTTTGTTAAAAGTTCAACAAGAGTCGAAAATTGGCTGTCAGCTAGTGCGATGTCAACGATAGACTTTGGCCCAAGGTCGATACTAGCAGGAACCAATACTGCATCGATTTGGTGAACGATTCCATTGCTAGCGAGCTTATTAGTGGCAGTAATCTTTGCATCATTGATGAAGTTAGAGCCATTTTCGCTCTTAACCATGAGCTCGTCGCCTAGCTGTGACTTCAAGCTCTCGCTAGCGAGCACCTGAGCTGCATCGAGTCGACCTGGAACCACATGATAGAGTAGAACCTTACGGAGCAGGTCTTTGTCCTGATCCAGTGTCGCAAGAACATCCTGAGGCACAGCATTGAACGCAGCGTCAGTCGGTGCAAAGATCGTGTACTCACCGTCCTCAAGGACCGAGACCAATTCTGCTTTCACCAATAGTGACTCTAAAACGCTATAGTTACTCTCTTGCCCGATGGTTCCGGCCAGAGACAACTGGTCATTGGTTTCTGGGGCAACAACCGGATCGTCATCATCATCGTCGCTGCAAGCCACGAGGCCTCCAGCTAGTACACCAGCGATGAGCACATTGAATAGCTTCGTTTTGACAAACATTTTTATTTCTCCTTATCATGGGCATAATTGCATACAAGAATATCTATTAATTAACTGTATTTATTATGATAATAGATACAGAATAAATAATTGACTTACTTTCCTGCATACATAGAAGGTTTTAAGCTGCATACGAAAATGGGTCAAGAAAAAACTCGATTTGCCCATCTATCAGCAACTTATTGTTTCACTCAAGCTAGCCTCACCTAGAAAATAGGCTAGAATCTGTATACAAAGTCCAACGGAGTGGGTATAAGATACTGCGGCTATTCTACGCCGATGCGAACTTTTGATTTAGGAAAGAAAGATGCCCACAGGTCGAGCTCTACTCAAAAAAGTTGTGGCTGAGCAGCAACCCACAGCTTATTTCAGTGCGAAAGCTTTCTTGAAAGCTCTTCACAGCACAATGAAGAGCGATCATGGAGGCTATTCCTATCGCCAGTTCGCAGACGACCTAGGTTTTTCAACAACCAATGTGGTTCACCTTTACGCTAGTGGAAAGCGTCCGATCAGTGAGCAAGGAGCGCGCCGTATTGTGGATGCCTTGCAGCTGCGCAAGGAACAGCGGCAGTATTTTCTTAAGCTCTGTCATCTCACACGAAACCTTAATGCTGAAGATTTCTCTCAGACATTGGCAGAAGCCCTTGCCATCCGAGCGTCCCTGATAACCGACACGATCGAACAGAGGCAGCTAGCTTTCTATTCAAGCTGGTCGAACATCGTGATCCGAGAAATGGTTGCACTACCGGATTTTCAAGCTGACCCTAAATGGATTTCTCAGAAGCTATGGCCCAAGGTGTCGGTGAAAGAAGCAGAAGAAGCTCTTGAATTACTAAAGGAGCTGGATTTAATTCGTTACAATAAGTCGCGAAAAGCATGGGAACTAAGTTCTCCTTCGATCACCACAGGTCCGGAAGTTGCTCACCTAGCAGTAAATCAGTATCATCAGCTATCCATTCCTCAAGGACTCCAGTCCTTGGTCGATGTTGAGCAAGAGAAGAGGCATATCAGTTCTCTTACCCTGTGTATCAACGAATCTCAATTCGATCTGATCAAGAAAGAGATCGAGGCCTTTCAGCAAAGGCTACTTGAACTTGAGCAGAAAACAGACTACGGTCCCTCTGATCGCATCGTCCAGCTCAACATGCAATTGTTCCCTAATACAACAGAGTGAAGGCCTTGACATGAAGTTCACCTCTCGACAATCAAGTGGCATTCCAAGAATGATCTTACCCATGGTGATGCTTGCCGGCCCTGGTTGCGGCACGCAGACAGGCAATCCACCAAGCAGTGGCTCCAAGACAAAATTTGCTGATAGCTCTATAGCGACCATGATGAGCCTCGCTTATACTGAAACTATCGACGCTATCAATAGCGGCGACTACCTCTTTAGCTTTGCTGAATCTAGGGTAATCAATGAGGACAACTGTAATCCTCCGGATACATCCCTCTCACTTCTTAAAAGTACCAACACCGAACACTCCGTCTCTATCAGTAGAGACAATCGAGAAAGTCGTGCCGACTTATCAATAAAGAGACAGTATCAGGATCGCTGGTTACAAGGCACTCGTCAGCTTGAATGCCAAGCTGGAGGTGGCTTACGCCTTTCTCCTGGCACGATCAAAACAGGAGACTCCCTAGAGCTTCGATCCGATGTTTCTGAAACCAAAAGCCGGCAGCTAACGGCTGTTCTTTTAGATTCTGTCACCAGCCAACCAAGGCTCGAACAGTTCAGCAGCATCGAAAAATCAGGCCAACGGCAACTAAGGTTCACAAACCTTTCAGATACTTCAGATCTGAGCACGTGGCGAGGCACTGTTCAAGAAAGCATCGATCGACGCCTCAACTTTGAGGTTGCTAGCGAGAACTTCTCGGGCCCCTACGAGAGCAACTTGGATATCGCACCGATAACATTCTCCTTTGAAATCGATAAAGCTAGCGGCCTGCTGACTCGTTACCGACTTGATCAGCAAACTGTCAGCTTTCGCTTTCAAAACCTCGGTACCGTTGATCTAACCTTTGAAGACCTTGTCCTTGAGCCAAGCCAAGGCTGCTTCCCAGTGACAGGTACGATAAGAGCCGATTGGCGTGATGTGCAAGGGGACTTGCAATCTCAAGTCTGGACGTTCCGAGACGGAGCCCTGGTAGGAAGTCAGAACCTCAAGATGCTTTTCACTCCAGAAGCCTGTGTCCTGAACGAAAGATAAGTACTTTACACCGCATATATTTATTCATTAAATCCGAGCAAGAGCGTCTACAGCTCTTGCTCGGCGCGAGTGTGCTATCATAGAAGAGCATCGGAAAGATTGTCTCCGACGAGGCGAACATCTTGAGGAACCCTTGGCTATGGCTAACGACACTTCAAACATGCGAATTGCTGTCATCGATGACGAGGCTGACCTTCTCGATATGTATACCTGGGAGTTAATCGATCATGGTTTTAAGCCTGAAAGCTTCATTAGCTCGGTGGAAGGCCAAAAATCGATTTTAGAGGGAAACTTCGACCTCATCATCTCAGATGTTCGCATGCCTAGCCTCAATGGGCTGTTGCTACTGCAATCCATCCAAGCGGAGATGAAACATCCTCCACCCTTTATTTTCGTAACTGGCTACTCGAAGTATCATCGTGACGAGCTAATCGAGGCTGGCGCTAAAGAAGTATTTATGAAACCAATCGATGTGGAAAAAATTGTCAAGTGGATCGACAATTATTTCGACAATAAAAAGGCATCTTAGATTTTTTACACCCTAGTGCCTAGTCGATTTGAAGCCTCGGCGTTGTTGACATTGTCACTCGCTCGTGACGGTACCCAGCACCACCCTAGAAGTACTTTTTTAGCTTCAAAAACTTTTCTTCAAACCCATGATAACTCATCATTGCCAAGCCAACAGACAGAAAGCAACCCACTGTGACCTGTAGTAGGTAGGCCCCGGTATGGTTTGGAATCAAGGTTTGAAATAGTTCGATCCGATGGTTCAATTGAAAGTCATAGGAGATGATATTGTGATAGAGATAGATGCCATAGCTATATTTGCCGAGAAACGTAAAAAATCGCCAGCGATAAAATGAGTCTACCAAAGACTGGGGTTTTGCCAATAGCCCAAAGCCGATAAAAGAACTGATAAATAAGCCGTACGCCAAGTACTTGAATGGTTCTAGCCAACGTCCATCTTGAAAGAAGCCTTCAGCTCCTGCCAGAGTCAAAACCCCTAAAAATCCAAGAGGTCCCACTCGATGGACGTAGGTTTTCAGCCAAGCCAAGCCCTGATCTGCATTATCCACGAGCCTAACTTTTGTAGCAAGGTAGGCTCCCAAGCATAGCACATCCAGTCGAGCCACTGTAAATGCATACCGTACAATTTCCGGCTGCCCTTCAGCAATACTCCAGCAACGAAACCCAAAGGAGAGCCCCATCATTCCCAAACAAACGGCCGGCAGTCGATGGTTGGGTGTGAAGTACACAACAAACGGCCAAAACAGATAGAAGTGCTCTTCCACGGCCAAAGACCAGAAATGATTGATATAAGCTGGGGTCCATTCCCCTTTCCAGGAGACATAGAGATTCATTGAATATAGCCATGCCCAAGGCTCTGAGTCTAGAATTTGATCTAAAGTAGGCCCATGGAAAACTGGAAATAATGGGATCAAAATAAAAATAACAAACAGCAGTAAGTAATAGACCGGGAAGATCCGTAAAAAGCGTCGCATGAAAAATCGCTTGAAGTAGTCAGCTCTTTCCTTTGAATGAAGCAAAATACCTGTAATCAAAAAGCCTGAAAGAACAAAGAAAAGATCGATCCCCCACATTCCAAAGCGACTAAGTCGCCACAAGATGGCTTCCACCTGGTTGGTCGGTGGCAGCTCAAAAAAGTGGATCATTAGGACTGCAAAGATCGCCATTCCTCTAATTCCATCAAGGGCAGGAATGTGATTGGGAAATGGGTTGACCAAGGGCTTCATACAAACCTCTGTGCGTGACAATACTTAGACGCTAGATTTATATGTATTTTTGACTTATGTCAATATCAAAATGACATATTCTGCAGAATAAAATCAAGACTTTCCAGTATCTTATGCTTCGCACTCGACACCTATGGTATTCATACGGATCTTGCCTGCCTTGGAAAGATCAGCTATTGTCAAGGGCCGAGAATTTTTCATAAAACTGGATTTCCTATGGCCCCCATCAGACTCCTCCTTACGACCTTAAGCTTCTTAGTCCCAATCAAAGCCATAGCTTATGAGTCACAAGAAGAAGATAAAAAAAACTCACCCCATGAAAGCCGGCAGCTGCATCAACCGCAACCCTGGTTTCCAGATTGGCAAGTTCCTCCTTTTGATTGGAGTTTTCAGCCTATTTTCAGCTTTCGCAGTAGGGCAACAGAAGTTGGAGGAGTGAAGACCGAAACTTCGGCAACGGAAGCTGGGGCTCATGTAGGCTTATACAATATTACCGTTCGTCCTGAAGTTCCTACCGTGCAACTGGCTCCCCACGCAGGAATCGCCTGGGGGCATTTTGCTCGCGACATCGAGTCTGATGAATTAAGGCAATCTGGAGACTCACCCTATAACAGGCGCTGGTACGGACTGGATCTGATCGGCTACTATCGATTCTATCGTCATCAGATCGGCTATCACCAAGGCCGTATCAGTTACGACGATAGCTTTTCTCAGGTGCAAAATAGGATTCTCTTCAATGACTTTGGCCTGATGGTTCTGCCACACATGTCTGCCCACCTAACAACCACAATGCAAACAGTCTTCAGCGAAAGCTTTAGCAGACCACAGCTCGAAGAGATCGACCACTGGCTCCATGCACAGATGACCTTCGATTTTCTTACCTCTTTGCTTGATATAGGGCCTGGAATCACAAATGTCGAAACTTATAGCGAATCCAATGAGGAACACAGCAAAACAAGCGATGGCGCCACCAGCTATCTGCTTGCTCGCGCAAGGGCAAAGTTTTTCTGGCGATTCGGCCTCTGGAGTTCTCTAAAATATATTGTCACGGCAGATGATAATCTTGACGGTAGCGAGACGGTGATCAACCAGCTTCCCAATCAAGGCCTTCACGACCCCAGTAATATTCAATCTCTTCCAGAGGACAGCCTCGATATATATGCCTTTATCGGGATTCGTAATATCATCGCAGGATTTGGTTTCGGGTATCGATACAGTATTTTGACACTGAACTATACCGAACGGCAGGGACGAGAATCCCAAACCTTCATCGATAGTGGTTATACAGTCTCTTATTCCGCATCCATCTAAGTGCTCAGTTCCATAGTGGTTCGCATTTATGCTTGGAGTGAACCATTATACCAGGCGCCATTTGTAGGGCTGCTTCTGACCTAATTCTACGTTCTAAGGCTCGATATTCATTTCAGTTTCACTCCTATTGTTAGTTTTTGGTTAAGCTTAAAGCCAAAACTCCGAACCGGAGTCCGTGGCAAACATGAAATCGAGAAATGGAACATGATGAAAACGATGACTCGTCGGAGAATCTTTGGAGCTGCTTCACTTGCAATGGCTTTGGTGACGCTGATTGCAACAATTATCTTTTTCAACAGCCGATCGTTGACAGAAGCTCACGGTTGGGTCGTGCACACTAATAAAGTGATCGGCCAAATGAATGCGCTCCTTTTAAAGATGATCGACATGGAAACTGGTCAGCGGGGCTACCTAATGAGTGGCGATAAAAACTTTCTCGAGCCTTACCTTGAGGCGAAAGATAAATTCGAGCCGTTTATCACCGAACTTAAAAACACTGTTTCCGATAACCCAGTTCAAGTTGCAAGGCTTAGCACATTGCACGATCTTAAGAGATCTTGGCTGAATGATGCCGCCCAGAAAGAAATGGCACTGCGGGCCGCATACGATGCTGGGGAAATCAACAAGGAAGAGTTCGAATCCACCCTGAAGCAGGCACAAGGTAAGAAAACCATGGATGAGTTTAGGCGTGTTCTTGCTGAAGCCATAGCCATGGAAGTACAGCTCAATGAAGAGAGAACAGAACGAAGTGAGTCTTTGGCTGCAATTTCCCAGATATTGCTGGTATTTGGTAGCTTTGGCTCCATCTTGATCGGATCAATCTTCCTATGGCGGGTCACAAACAGTGTATCAACCGATATATCCCATGTGTCCGAATTTCTTGTGGGAGCCTCTCGTGATCTCAAGAAATCCTCTCGTTCTCTTGCGGGCTATAGCCGGGCTATCACTCAGGCGGCTCAGGACCAAGCATCGAGCTTACAAGAAACTTCGGCTAGTATCACTCAAATGTCCCAAACGATTAACTCCACTTCAGACAAGGCTACAGACGCCGCTAAACAGGTGGCGTTCACCAATGAGATTGCCGCGAAGGGCAAACATACCATCGACGAACTAGTCAACTCCATTAGCGAAATCCAGGTTAGCAACGATCAAGTTACCAGCCAAATCCATGAAAATAATGAGAAAATATCTAATATCGTCCAAGTCATCACGGAGATCGACCAAAAAACCAAGGTGATCAACGACATCGTGTTCCAGACCAAGCTTCTTTCTTTCAATGCTTCGGTGGAAGCTGCTCGCGCTGGGGATCAAGGTAAAGGTTTCGCTGTAGTTGCAGAAGAGGTTGGAAATCTCGCGGCCATGAGTGGTGAAGCTTCAAAAATGATTCAAGACTTGCTTGAAACGAGCAAGGT contains:
- a CDS encoding fasciclin domain-containing protein codes for the protein MFVKTKLFNVLIAGVLAGGLVACSDDDDDDPVVAPETNDQLSLAGTIGQESNYSVLESLLVKAELVSVLEDGEYTIFAPTDAAFNAVPQDVLATLDQDKDLLRKVLLYHVVPGRLDAAQVLASESLKSQLGDELMVKSENGSNFINDAKITATNKLASNGIVHQIDAVLVPASIDLGPKSIVDIALADSQFSTLVELLTKADLVAALQGDAKLTVFAPTNAAFAALTDEQREAVNSNPDLRKAILTYHVVEGTFSGADVSSEKELATLNGAYLFAEVKDDGLMVQGAKVTAGDVAASNGVIHVINKVMLPPTMNLVEVAEEAGSFTQLIEAAVTAGLAPTLTGTEPYTVFAPTDAAFEEIKATVATLTPKQLENILLYHVVPGRVLASEVLASESLTAAQGDSLAIDQEKTKVNGAAIINTNIQASNGVIHVIDKVLLPPAGN
- a CDS encoding TIGR02147 family protein — encoded protein: MPTGRALLKKVVAEQQPTAYFSAKAFLKALHSTMKSDHGGYSYRQFADDLGFSTTNVVHLYASGKRPISEQGARRIVDALQLRKEQRQYFLKLCHLTRNLNAEDFSQTLAEALAIRASLITDTIEQRQLAFYSSWSNIVIREMVALPDFQADPKWISQKLWPKVSVKEAEEALELLKELDLIRYNKSRKAWELSSPSITTGPEVAHLAVNQYHQLSIPQGLQSLVDVEQEKRHISSLTLCINESQFDLIKKEIEAFQQRLLELEQKTDYGPSDRIVQLNMQLFPNTTE
- a CDS encoding response regulator, coding for MANDTSNMRIAVIDDEADLLDMYTWELIDHGFKPESFISSVEGQKSILEGNFDLIISDVRMPSLNGLLLLQSIQAEMKHPPPFIFVTGYSKYHRDELIEAGAKEVFMKPIDVEKIVKWIDNYFDNKKAS
- a CDS encoding acyltransferase family protein, with protein sequence MKPLVNPFPNHIPALDGIRGMAIFAVLMIHFFELPPTNQVEAILWRLSRFGMWGIDLFFVLSGFLITGILLHSKERADYFKRFFMRRFLRIFPVYYLLLFVIFILIPLFPVFHGPTLDQILDSEPWAWLYSMNLYVSWKGEWTPAYINHFWSLAVEEHFYLFWPFVVYFTPNHRLPAVCLGMMGLSFGFRCWSIAEGQPEIVRYAFTVARLDVLCLGAYLATKVRLVDNADQGLAWLKTYVHRVGPLGFLGVLTLAGAEGFFQDGRWLEPFKYLAYGLFISSFIGFGLLAKPQSLVDSFYRWRFFTFLGKYSYGIYLYHNIISYDFQLNHRIELFQTLIPNHTGAYLLQVTVGCFLSVGLAMMSYHGFEEKFLKLKKYF
- a CDS encoding CHASE3 domain-containing protein, whose amino-acid sequence is MMKTMTRRRIFGAASLAMALVTLIATIIFFNSRSLTEAHGWVVHTNKVIGQMNALLLKMIDMETGQRGYLMSGDKNFLEPYLEAKDKFEPFITELKNTVSDNPVQVARLSTLHDLKRSWLNDAAQKEMALRAAYDAGEINKEEFESTLKQAQGKKTMDEFRRVLAEAIAMEVQLNEERTERSESLAAISQILLVFGSFGSILIGSIFLWRVTNSVSTDISHVSEFLVGASRDLKKSSRSLAGYSRAITQAAQDQASSLQETSASITQMSQTINSTSDKATDAAKQVAFTNEIAAKGKHTIDELVNSISEIQVSNDQVTSQIHENNEKISNIVQVITEIDQKTKVINDIVFQTKLLSFNASVEAARAGDQGKGFAVVAEEVGNLAAMSGEASKMIQDLLETSKVQVHQIVEETMTKTVALLDKSRDRVASGVETANRCGENFDQIAENIQLINQLSNDISEANREQSEGVGQIRDAIGNLDQVTHGNAKTARSASDLSLALTQQSDSMSESIERLAKIVGSALDHEEQKSSVALKENATPENRKSSANKDNRKRVA